One stretch of Astatotilapia calliptera chromosome 3, fAstCal1.2, whole genome shotgun sequence DNA includes these proteins:
- the LOC113019273 gene encoding potassium voltage-gated channel subfamily C member 1-like isoform X2: MCVFLRALESNQNQKQTPQTPPSSSSLRFLSSSPSPRSSMLSSVCVSSFKGRKGGNKSSNKACYSADMTCPSESEKIVINCGGVRHETYRSTLKTLPGTRLSWLTEPDAFSNFDYDPKLDEFFFDRHPSVFSFILNYYRTGKLHCPNDVCGPLFEEELAFWGIDETDVEACCWMNYRQHRDAEEALDSFETPEPDAPDDDPALGGADGDLKRLCMQEDARKAGWWKTWQPRIWALFEDPYSSKYARYVAFISLFFILISISTFCMETHEAFNTILNKTENVTVGNMTREEIVYEVVTDSWLTYVEGVCVIWFTIEVLLRVTFCPDKFEFFKSTLNIIDFVAILPFYLEVGLSGLSSKAAKDVLGFLRVVRFVRILRIFKLTRHFVGLRVLGHTLRASTNEFLLLIIFLALGVLIFATMIYYAERIGADPDDPTASAHTNFKNIPIGFWWAVVTMTTLGYGDMYPETWSGMLVGALCALAGVLTIAMPVPVIVNNFGMYYSLAMAKQKLPKKKNKHIPRAPQPGSPNYCKPDALAMATASPQRILGNVLGGVMGSGGIGGDCPLAQEEIIEINRDSKQNGDAASAALANEDCPTIDQVLSPDERSPIGRGPTRERYQQDRACFLLNTREFRATDGNVRKEAAALAPSPDSPLTEDWYKMEGSLLQQDLNANSTSSWIKP, encoded by the exons ACTCCTCAgactcctccctcctcctcctcccttcggtttctctcatcctctccctcCCCCCGGTCCTCTATGCTCAGTTCGGTGTGTGTATCCTCTTTTAAAGGGCGCAAGGGTGGGAACAAGTCGTCCAACAAAGCATGTTACAGCGCAGACATGACTTGTCCGTCGGAAAGCGAGAAAATCGTGATAAACTGCGGGGGGGTGCGGCATGAGACCTACCGGAGCACCCTAAAAACGTTGCCCGGTACCCGCTTGTCGTGGCTCACCGAGCCGGACGCGTTCAGCAACTTCGACTACGACCCCAAATTAGACGAGTTCTTCTTCGACCGCCACCCGTCGGTGTTTTCCTTCATCCTCAACTATTACCGCACCGGGAAGTTGCACTGTCCCAACGATGTGTGCGGTCCCCTGTTCGAAGAGGAGCTGGCCTTCTGGGGCATCGATGAGACGGACGTGGAGGCTTGTTGCTGGATGAATTACCGGCAGCATCGGGATGCGGAGGAGGCGCTGGATAGCTTCGAGACTCCAGAACCGGACGCGCCAGACGACGACCCGGCGCTGGGTGGTGCGGATGGGGACTTGAAAAGACTGTGCATGCAAGAGGACGCGAGGAAAGCGGGCTGGTGGAAAACCTGGCAACCCAGAATATGGGCACTCTTTGAAGACCCCTATTCCTCCAAATATGCCCGG TATGTGGCTTTTATCTCCCTATTCTTCATCCTCATCTCCATATCCACGTTCTGCATGGAGACGCACGaggccttcaacaccatcctcaACAAGACAGAGAACGTCACAGTGGGCAACATGACTCGTGAGGAGATCGTTTATGAGGTGGTGACTGACAGCTGGCTGACATATGTGgaaggtgtgtgtgtcatttggttCACCATTGAGGTCCTGCTTCGAGTCACCTTCTGCCCTGACAAGTTTGAATTCTTCAAAAGCACCCTCAACATCATCGATTTTGTTGCCATCCTGCCCTTCTATCTGGAGGTTGGTCTGAGTGGGCTGTCCTCCAAAGCTGCCAAGGATGTCCTGGGGTTCCTGCGTGTTGTCCGATTTGTTCGTATCCTCCGAATCTTCAAGCTGACTCGCCACTTCGTAGGTCTCCGTGTCCTTGGCCACACCCTGCGTGCCAGTACCAATGAATTCCTCCTGCTCATCATCTTCTTAGCTCTTGGTGTCCTCATCTTTGCCACTATGATCTACTATGCTGAACGAATTGGTGCAGACCCAGATGACCCAACAGCCAGTGCCCATACCAACTTCAAGAACATCCCCATTGGATTTTGGTGGGCGGTTGTGACCATGACCACGCTGGGTTATGGAGATATGTACCCGGAGACATGGTCAGGGATGCTGGTGGGTGCGCTGTGTGCCTTGGCTGGTGTGCTAACCATTGCTATGCCTGTACCTGTCATTGTCAACAACTTCGGCATGTACTACTCTCTGGCTATGGCCAAACAAAAGCTTcccaaaaagaagaacaaacatATCCCCCGAGCGCCACAACCAGGGTCCCCCAACTACTGCAAGCCAGATGCCTTGGCGATGGCTACTGCATCACCACAAAGAATCTTGGGAAATGTCTTAGGAGGAGTGATGGGGTCTGGAGGAATAGGAGGTGACTGTCCTCTTGCCCAAGAAGAAATTATAGAGATCAACAGAG ATTCTAAGCAGAATGGTGACGCAGCCTCAGCCGCCTTGGCTAATGAGGACTGCCCCACCATCGACCAGGTGCTGAGCCCGGATGAGAGGAGTCCTATTGGGCGAGGCCCCACTCGGGAACGCTACCAGCAGGACAGAGCCTGCTTCCTTCTTAATACCAGGGAATTCCGTGCCACAGATGGGAATGTGCGGAAAG AGGCAGCAGCCCTGGCACCCAGCCCAGACTCCCCTCTGACTGAGGATTGGTATAAGATGGAGGGGTCTCTGTTACAGCAGGACCTCAATGCAAACTCCACATCTTCCTGGATCAAACCATAG
- the LOC113019273 gene encoding potassium voltage-gated channel subfamily C member 1-like isoform X3 yields MCVFLRALESNQNQKQTPQTPPSSSSLRFLSSSPSPRSSMLSSVCVSSFKGRKGGNKSSNKACYSADMTCPSESEKIVINCGGVRHETYRSTLKTLPGTRLSWLTEPDAFSNFDYDPKLDEFFFDRHPSVFSFILNYYRTGKLHCPNDVCGPLFEEELAFWGIDETDVEACCWMNYRQHRDAEEALDSFETPEPDAPDDDPALGGADGDLKRLCMQEDARKAGWWKTWQPRIWALFEDPYSSKYARYVAFISLFFILISISTFCMETHEAFNTILNKTENVTVGNMTREEIVYEVVTDSWLTYVEGVCVIWFTIEVLLRVTFCPDKFEFFKSTLNIIDFVAILPFYLEVGLSGLSSKAAKDVLGFLRVVRFVRILRIFKLTRHFVGLRVLGHTLRASTNEFLLLIIFLALGVLIFATMIYYAERIGADPDDPTASAHTNFKNIPIGFWWAVVTMTTLGYGDMYPETWSGMLVGALCALAGVLTIAMPVPVIVNNFGMYYSLAMAKQKLPKKKNKHIPRAPQPGSPNYCKPDALAMATASPQRILGNVLGGVMGSGGIGGDCPLAQEEIIEINRDSKQNGDAASAALANEDCPTIDQVLSPDERSPIGRGPTRERYQQDRACFLLNTREFRATDGNVRKGRHCSASVTKV; encoded by the exons ACTCCTCAgactcctccctcctcctcctcccttcggtttctctcatcctctccctcCCCCCGGTCCTCTATGCTCAGTTCGGTGTGTGTATCCTCTTTTAAAGGGCGCAAGGGTGGGAACAAGTCGTCCAACAAAGCATGTTACAGCGCAGACATGACTTGTCCGTCGGAAAGCGAGAAAATCGTGATAAACTGCGGGGGGGTGCGGCATGAGACCTACCGGAGCACCCTAAAAACGTTGCCCGGTACCCGCTTGTCGTGGCTCACCGAGCCGGACGCGTTCAGCAACTTCGACTACGACCCCAAATTAGACGAGTTCTTCTTCGACCGCCACCCGTCGGTGTTTTCCTTCATCCTCAACTATTACCGCACCGGGAAGTTGCACTGTCCCAACGATGTGTGCGGTCCCCTGTTCGAAGAGGAGCTGGCCTTCTGGGGCATCGATGAGACGGACGTGGAGGCTTGTTGCTGGATGAATTACCGGCAGCATCGGGATGCGGAGGAGGCGCTGGATAGCTTCGAGACTCCAGAACCGGACGCGCCAGACGACGACCCGGCGCTGGGTGGTGCGGATGGGGACTTGAAAAGACTGTGCATGCAAGAGGACGCGAGGAAAGCGGGCTGGTGGAAAACCTGGCAACCCAGAATATGGGCACTCTTTGAAGACCCCTATTCCTCCAAATATGCCCGG TATGTGGCTTTTATCTCCCTATTCTTCATCCTCATCTCCATATCCACGTTCTGCATGGAGACGCACGaggccttcaacaccatcctcaACAAGACAGAGAACGTCACAGTGGGCAACATGACTCGTGAGGAGATCGTTTATGAGGTGGTGACTGACAGCTGGCTGACATATGTGgaaggtgtgtgtgtcatttggttCACCATTGAGGTCCTGCTTCGAGTCACCTTCTGCCCTGACAAGTTTGAATTCTTCAAAAGCACCCTCAACATCATCGATTTTGTTGCCATCCTGCCCTTCTATCTGGAGGTTGGTCTGAGTGGGCTGTCCTCCAAAGCTGCCAAGGATGTCCTGGGGTTCCTGCGTGTTGTCCGATTTGTTCGTATCCTCCGAATCTTCAAGCTGACTCGCCACTTCGTAGGTCTCCGTGTCCTTGGCCACACCCTGCGTGCCAGTACCAATGAATTCCTCCTGCTCATCATCTTCTTAGCTCTTGGTGTCCTCATCTTTGCCACTATGATCTACTATGCTGAACGAATTGGTGCAGACCCAGATGACCCAACAGCCAGTGCCCATACCAACTTCAAGAACATCCCCATTGGATTTTGGTGGGCGGTTGTGACCATGACCACGCTGGGTTATGGAGATATGTACCCGGAGACATGGTCAGGGATGCTGGTGGGTGCGCTGTGTGCCTTGGCTGGTGTGCTAACCATTGCTATGCCTGTACCTGTCATTGTCAACAACTTCGGCATGTACTACTCTCTGGCTATGGCCAAACAAAAGCTTcccaaaaagaagaacaaacatATCCCCCGAGCGCCACAACCAGGGTCCCCCAACTACTGCAAGCCAGATGCCTTGGCGATGGCTACTGCATCACCACAAAGAATCTTGGGAAATGTCTTAGGAGGAGTGATGGGGTCTGGAGGAATAGGAGGTGACTGTCCTCTTGCCCAAGAAGAAATTATAGAGATCAACAGAG ATTCTAAGCAGAATGGTGACGCAGCCTCAGCCGCCTTGGCTAATGAGGACTGCCCCACCATCGACCAGGTGCTGAGCCCGGATGAGAGGAGTCCTATTGGGCGAGGCCCCACTCGGGAACGCTACCAGCAGGACAGAGCCTGCTTCCTTCTTAATACCAGGGAATTCCGTGCCACAGATGGGAATGTGCGGAAAG GCCGCCACTGCAGTGCAAGTGTAACTAAAGTCTGA
- the LOC113019273 gene encoding potassium voltage-gated channel subfamily C member 1-like isoform X1 has translation MCVFLRALESNQNQKQTPQTPPSSSSLRFLSSSPSPRSSMLSSVCVSSFKGRKGGNKSSNKACYSADMTCPSESEKIVINCGGVRHETYRSTLKTLPGTRLSWLTEPDAFSNFDYDPKLDEFFFDRHPSVFSFILNYYRTGKLHCPNDVCGPLFEEELAFWGIDETDVEACCWMNYRQHRDAEEALDSFETPEPDAPDDDPALGGADGDLKRLCMQEDARKAGWWKTWQPRIWALFEDPYSSKYARYVAFISLFFILISISTFCMETHEAFNTILNKTENVTVGNMTREEIVYEVVTDSWLTYVEGVCVIWFTIEVLLRVTFCPDKFEFFKSTLNIIDFVAILPFYLEVGLSGLSSKAAKDVLGFLRVVRFVRILRIFKLTRHFVGLRVLGHTLRASTNEFLLLIIFLALGVLIFATMIYYAERIGADPDDPTASAHTNFKNIPIGFWWAVVTMTTLGYGDMYPETWSGMLVGALCALAGVLTIAMPVPVIVNNFGMYYSLAMAKQKLPKKKNKHIPRAPQPGSPNYCKPDALAMATASPQRILGNVLGGVMGSGGIGGDCPLAQEEIIEINRDSKQNGDAASAALANEDCPTIDQVLSPDERSPIGRGPTRERYQQDRACFLLNTREFRATDGNVRKGCVISRVSTGYEKSRSLNNISGMTGSALRLAPITSPPFETYEAPGPLRRCRSPIPSIL, from the exons ACTCCTCAgactcctccctcctcctcctcccttcggtttctctcatcctctccctcCCCCCGGTCCTCTATGCTCAGTTCGGTGTGTGTATCCTCTTTTAAAGGGCGCAAGGGTGGGAACAAGTCGTCCAACAAAGCATGTTACAGCGCAGACATGACTTGTCCGTCGGAAAGCGAGAAAATCGTGATAAACTGCGGGGGGGTGCGGCATGAGACCTACCGGAGCACCCTAAAAACGTTGCCCGGTACCCGCTTGTCGTGGCTCACCGAGCCGGACGCGTTCAGCAACTTCGACTACGACCCCAAATTAGACGAGTTCTTCTTCGACCGCCACCCGTCGGTGTTTTCCTTCATCCTCAACTATTACCGCACCGGGAAGTTGCACTGTCCCAACGATGTGTGCGGTCCCCTGTTCGAAGAGGAGCTGGCCTTCTGGGGCATCGATGAGACGGACGTGGAGGCTTGTTGCTGGATGAATTACCGGCAGCATCGGGATGCGGAGGAGGCGCTGGATAGCTTCGAGACTCCAGAACCGGACGCGCCAGACGACGACCCGGCGCTGGGTGGTGCGGATGGGGACTTGAAAAGACTGTGCATGCAAGAGGACGCGAGGAAAGCGGGCTGGTGGAAAACCTGGCAACCCAGAATATGGGCACTCTTTGAAGACCCCTATTCCTCCAAATATGCCCGG TATGTGGCTTTTATCTCCCTATTCTTCATCCTCATCTCCATATCCACGTTCTGCATGGAGACGCACGaggccttcaacaccatcctcaACAAGACAGAGAACGTCACAGTGGGCAACATGACTCGTGAGGAGATCGTTTATGAGGTGGTGACTGACAGCTGGCTGACATATGTGgaaggtgtgtgtgtcatttggttCACCATTGAGGTCCTGCTTCGAGTCACCTTCTGCCCTGACAAGTTTGAATTCTTCAAAAGCACCCTCAACATCATCGATTTTGTTGCCATCCTGCCCTTCTATCTGGAGGTTGGTCTGAGTGGGCTGTCCTCCAAAGCTGCCAAGGATGTCCTGGGGTTCCTGCGTGTTGTCCGATTTGTTCGTATCCTCCGAATCTTCAAGCTGACTCGCCACTTCGTAGGTCTCCGTGTCCTTGGCCACACCCTGCGTGCCAGTACCAATGAATTCCTCCTGCTCATCATCTTCTTAGCTCTTGGTGTCCTCATCTTTGCCACTATGATCTACTATGCTGAACGAATTGGTGCAGACCCAGATGACCCAACAGCCAGTGCCCATACCAACTTCAAGAACATCCCCATTGGATTTTGGTGGGCGGTTGTGACCATGACCACGCTGGGTTATGGAGATATGTACCCGGAGACATGGTCAGGGATGCTGGTGGGTGCGCTGTGTGCCTTGGCTGGTGTGCTAACCATTGCTATGCCTGTACCTGTCATTGTCAACAACTTCGGCATGTACTACTCTCTGGCTATGGCCAAACAAAAGCTTcccaaaaagaagaacaaacatATCCCCCGAGCGCCACAACCAGGGTCCCCCAACTACTGCAAGCCAGATGCCTTGGCGATGGCTACTGCATCACCACAAAGAATCTTGGGAAATGTCTTAGGAGGAGTGATGGGGTCTGGAGGAATAGGAGGTGACTGTCCTCTTGCCCAAGAAGAAATTATAGAGATCAACAGAG ATTCTAAGCAGAATGGTGACGCAGCCTCAGCCGCCTTGGCTAATGAGGACTGCCCCACCATCGACCAGGTGCTGAGCCCGGATGAGAGGAGTCCTATTGGGCGAGGCCCCACTCGGGAACGCTACCAGCAGGACAGAGCCTGCTTCCTTCTTAATACCAGGGAATTCCGTGCCACAGATGGGAATGTGCGGAAAG GTTGTGTCATATCACGCGTGT CAACCGGCTATGAAAAATCTCGCAGTCTTAATAACATATCGGGAATGACTGGGTCAGCACTGCGACTCGCTCCTATTACTAGCCCGCCTTTTGAGACCTATGAGGCTCCAGGACCTCTGCGGCGCTGTCGTTCCCCCATCCCCTCCATTTTGTAG
- the LOC113019273 gene encoding potassium voltage-gated channel subfamily C member 1-like isoform X4, with the protein MCVFLRALESNQNQKQTPQTPPSSSSLRFLSSSPSPRSSMLSSVCVSSFKGRKGGNKSSNKACYSADMTCPSESEKIVINCGGVRHETYRSTLKTLPGTRLSWLTEPDAFSNFDYDPKLDEFFFDRHPSVFSFILNYYRTGKLHCPNDVCGPLFEEELAFWGIDETDVEACCWMNYRQHRDAEEALDSFETPEPDAPDDDPALGGADGDLKRLCMQEDARKAGWWKTWQPRIWALFEDPYSSKYARYVAFISLFFILISISTFCMETHEAFNTILNKTENVTVGNMTREEIVYEVVTDSWLTYVEGVCVIWFTIEVLLRVTFCPDKFEFFKSTLNIIDFVAILPFYLEVGLSGLSSKAAKDVLGFLRVVRFVRILRIFKLTRHFVGLRVLGHTLRASTNEFLLLIIFLALGVLIFATMIYYAERIGADPDDPTASAHTNFKNIPIGFWWAVVTMTTLGYGDMYPETWSGMLVGALCALAGVLTIAMPVPVIVNNFGMYYSLAMAKQKLPKKKNKHIPRAPQPGSPNYCKPDALAMATASPQRILGNVLGGVMGSGGIGGDCPLAQEEIIEINRDSKQNGDAASAALANEDCPTIDQVLSPDERSPIGRGPTRERYQQDRACFLLNTREFRATDGNVRKVLSF; encoded by the exons ACTCCTCAgactcctccctcctcctcctcccttcggtttctctcatcctctccctcCCCCCGGTCCTCTATGCTCAGTTCGGTGTGTGTATCCTCTTTTAAAGGGCGCAAGGGTGGGAACAAGTCGTCCAACAAAGCATGTTACAGCGCAGACATGACTTGTCCGTCGGAAAGCGAGAAAATCGTGATAAACTGCGGGGGGGTGCGGCATGAGACCTACCGGAGCACCCTAAAAACGTTGCCCGGTACCCGCTTGTCGTGGCTCACCGAGCCGGACGCGTTCAGCAACTTCGACTACGACCCCAAATTAGACGAGTTCTTCTTCGACCGCCACCCGTCGGTGTTTTCCTTCATCCTCAACTATTACCGCACCGGGAAGTTGCACTGTCCCAACGATGTGTGCGGTCCCCTGTTCGAAGAGGAGCTGGCCTTCTGGGGCATCGATGAGACGGACGTGGAGGCTTGTTGCTGGATGAATTACCGGCAGCATCGGGATGCGGAGGAGGCGCTGGATAGCTTCGAGACTCCAGAACCGGACGCGCCAGACGACGACCCGGCGCTGGGTGGTGCGGATGGGGACTTGAAAAGACTGTGCATGCAAGAGGACGCGAGGAAAGCGGGCTGGTGGAAAACCTGGCAACCCAGAATATGGGCACTCTTTGAAGACCCCTATTCCTCCAAATATGCCCGG TATGTGGCTTTTATCTCCCTATTCTTCATCCTCATCTCCATATCCACGTTCTGCATGGAGACGCACGaggccttcaacaccatcctcaACAAGACAGAGAACGTCACAGTGGGCAACATGACTCGTGAGGAGATCGTTTATGAGGTGGTGACTGACAGCTGGCTGACATATGTGgaaggtgtgtgtgtcatttggttCACCATTGAGGTCCTGCTTCGAGTCACCTTCTGCCCTGACAAGTTTGAATTCTTCAAAAGCACCCTCAACATCATCGATTTTGTTGCCATCCTGCCCTTCTATCTGGAGGTTGGTCTGAGTGGGCTGTCCTCCAAAGCTGCCAAGGATGTCCTGGGGTTCCTGCGTGTTGTCCGATTTGTTCGTATCCTCCGAATCTTCAAGCTGACTCGCCACTTCGTAGGTCTCCGTGTCCTTGGCCACACCCTGCGTGCCAGTACCAATGAATTCCTCCTGCTCATCATCTTCTTAGCTCTTGGTGTCCTCATCTTTGCCACTATGATCTACTATGCTGAACGAATTGGTGCAGACCCAGATGACCCAACAGCCAGTGCCCATACCAACTTCAAGAACATCCCCATTGGATTTTGGTGGGCGGTTGTGACCATGACCACGCTGGGTTATGGAGATATGTACCCGGAGACATGGTCAGGGATGCTGGTGGGTGCGCTGTGTGCCTTGGCTGGTGTGCTAACCATTGCTATGCCTGTACCTGTCATTGTCAACAACTTCGGCATGTACTACTCTCTGGCTATGGCCAAACAAAAGCTTcccaaaaagaagaacaaacatATCCCCCGAGCGCCACAACCAGGGTCCCCCAACTACTGCAAGCCAGATGCCTTGGCGATGGCTACTGCATCACCACAAAGAATCTTGGGAAATGTCTTAGGAGGAGTGATGGGGTCTGGAGGAATAGGAGGTGACTGTCCTCTTGCCCAAGAAGAAATTATAGAGATCAACAGAG ATTCTAAGCAGAATGGTGACGCAGCCTCAGCCGCCTTGGCTAATGAGGACTGCCCCACCATCGACCAGGTGCTGAGCCCGGATGAGAGGAGTCCTATTGGGCGAGGCCCCACTCGGGAACGCTACCAGCAGGACAGAGCCTGCTTCCTTCTTAATACCAGGGAATTCCGTGCCACAGATGGGAATGTGCGGAAAG TGTTAAGTTTCTAG